One part of the Musa acuminata AAA Group cultivar baxijiao chromosome BXJ1-5, Cavendish_Baxijiao_AAA, whole genome shotgun sequence genome encodes these proteins:
- the LOC135674930 gene encoding cytochrome P450 78A5-like: MSYSEVDASSLTLFLPRAALSPILAVTLIAFSVLWFFPGGIAWALSRAHACSIPGPSGFVSALSGSAAHRVLAGLANSHKAIDLMAFSVGFTRFVVSSHPDSAKEILQSSAFADRPIKESAYELLFHRAMGFAPFGEYWRNLRRISSTHLFSPRRVAAFGERRRAIGEQMVAHVRDLMAKNGVVEVKKVLHVGSLNNVMMNVFGRRYDFGKGEGSELEGLVKEGYELLGLFNWADHFPLLGWLDLQGVRKRCRSLSKRVNAFVGGIIEEHRVMGRISGGVVDGAGDFVDVLLGLEKEEKLSDADMVAVLWEMIFRGTDTVAILLEWIMARLVLHPDAQSKARSEIDAVVGNTRPVTDADIVSLPYLQAIVKESLRMHPPGPLLSWARLAVHDAHVGSHFIPAGTTAMVNMWAITHDESIWAEPNEFKPERFTEEDVNILGSDLRLAPFGAGRRACPGKAMGLATVHLWLAQLLQSFNWVPADGGVDLSERLRMSLEMEKPLVCRAVPRC; encoded by the exons ATGTCGTACTCTGAAGTGGACGCTTCCTCCCTCACGCTCTTCCTCCCCCGAGCCGCCCTCTCCCCGATCCTCGCCGTGACCCTCATTGCTTTCTCCGTCCTATGGTTCTTCCCCGGCGGAATCGCCTGGGCTCTCTCCAGGGCCCACGCGTGCTCCATCCCCGGCCCGTCCGGCTTCGTTTCTGCCCTCTCCGGCTCCGCAGCCCACCGGGTGCTCGCCGGGCTCGCCAACTCGCACAAGGCCATCGATTTGATGGCATTCTCCGTCGGCTTCACGCGGTTCGTCGTGTCGAGCCACCCCGACTCGGCGAAGGAGATCCTCCAGAGCTCGGCCTTCGCCGACCGCCCCATCAAGGAGTCCGCCTACGAGCTCCTATTCCACCGCGCCATGGGGTTCGCCCCGTTCGGCGAGTACTGGAGGAACCTGAGGAGGATCTCTTCCACCCACCTGTTCAGCCCTCGACGGGTAGCCGCGTTCGGCGAGCGCCGGAGGGCGATCGGGGAGCAAATGGTGGCCCACGTCCGGGACCTGATGGCGAAGAATGGCGTGGTGGAGGTGAAGAAGGTTCTGCACGTTGGGTCTCTGAACAACGTGATGATGAACGTCTTCGGCAGAAGATACGACTTTGGCAAGGGTGAGGGATCGGAGCTGGAGGGGCTGGTCAAAGAAGGGTATGAGCTCCTTGGTCTGTTCAATTGGGCTGATCACTTCCCTCTACTGGGGTGGTTGGACTTGCAAGGGGTGAGGAAGAGGTGCAGGAGTCTATCGAAACGAGTAAATGCCTTTGTGGGGGGCATCATAGAGGAGCACAGGGTGATGGGCAGGATTAGTGGAGGTGTGGTGGATGGCGCAGGAGACTTTGTGGATGTGCTTCTTGGTCTGGAAAAGGAGGAGAAGCTTTCTGACGCCGACATGGTTGCGGTTCTCTGG GAGATGATCTTTAGAGGAACGGACACCGTTGCCATCCTCTTGGAATGGATAATGGCCAGACTGGTTCTGCACCCCGACGCCCAATCCAAAGCGCGGTCGGAGATCGACGCCGTCGTCGGCAACACACGCCCTGTTACTGATGCGGATATCGTCAGCCTTCCTTATCTGCAGGCCATCGTGAAAGAGTCCCTCAGGATGCATCCACCTGGTCCGCTCCTCTCGTGGGCTCGCCTCGCCGTACATGATGCTCACGTCGGGAGCCACTTCATCCCCGCCGGCACCACTGCGATGGTGAACATGTGGGCGATAACGCACGACGAGTCCATCTGGGCGGAGCCTAATGAGTTCAAGCCCGAGCGGTTCACGGAGGAGGACGTGAACATTCTGGGTTCCGACCTGAGGTTGGCGCCGTTCGGTGCGGGGAGGAGGGCCTGCCCGGGGAAGGCCATGGGATTAGCTACTGTTCATCTTTGGCTGGCGCAGCTTCTTCAGAGCTTCAACTGGGTGCCTGCAGATGGTGGTGTGGATCTATCAGAACGCTTGAGGATGTCGCTCGAGATGGAGAAGCCTTTGGTATGCAGAgctgttccaaggtgctga
- the LOC135673377 gene encoding uncharacterized protein LOC135673377 yields the protein MSQTHSREHPSFNNMDLWQQQLMYNKMLELQRHQQCQQLDQEARQQSLLSHLSVSAKSAAHLPRVMNEVSANDTSNNMWPSNSVRGMSMMPNNSQMLFSGNMNCTQASVSLAMCDLSNGHILPDNHSQALRSMGFMPQQLDQSLHGMPASGNRPFANQDPFVNQCSQLFGMSNDGTNLMTKAACFQTEKVSDPSNNFQTDHCFPEQDYSQDTISVTTNNFQGEGVLGNDTMQIFSSDVTSGNYQQVNHMQDSLQIQEFPGGQVQNVWSGNLQEKPPVHVGTSTGVSSLDPTEEKILFGTNDDDNWGASNGGSFNSFIGGYPHGHPSQSEYLGAFPSIQSGSWSALMQEAVQASSSDQVVHEEWSGLNFQKAEQPMLMHSNVFDGTVRQLAAWNESSLQSASFSTSRLPSQTYDAGGDPNLNTVPNFQHTFKSSHGNNNGVPAKVPIVSFQLSTEDKIQFLQNQEQKQYLESGLQLQMPVTNRIWTEHTYDPTENSSADAQFKSQNIAGVWNQPENIYFSTANRQHSYGPNGSSTSSLVAPDGDGTSLIHGTDDNVWKLGASHVNPNCEIQPLKSNLANSHMQTEGSLNDNSRFATTSNVLNLTQEMNQQGIDRYQVVSEKKIIHDICGNSQGNENMGSSQNQPSRKLQTWETSINSTNKRLANTYDRKNEHLDFFSGKGYSSSQLNHGQDTNYIVAAEENPALIDCQRSFIGSQKHSTLSGEKRERYFIPPSHPPKFQGLADVVFQGVKSAVTKYVGNSQFENHDVLNKPMDVVKRIANGTKELQPRDSIHASNVSFDVIAAQSFENKRISQFSQNMFELLHKVDQSRDDNEIITPVVPAQAAAVVTASRPHFSQPSTVHGFGLHFSTSSQSVPLPNFEVSPQTINYRQPLGKEAGDQDQLLSTPTVGSLPHESYQVENWINTSNVSGQEHKGTSGLDQKKMLPVIPSDFPYVGDQLQGKQEQCPPGIKYLLEQQQDKLVMNSGGHEALDETISNYLGNQANASILVRNSMVLREPPVAHNGDAADQSVQISLPILAGTVPPSLAVPTSDTHESAYPQEMTHTKATGAVSSLVKSSGQHSPVVETRSGSLSNISGMSQQAGFSKMLHHVWANLSAQQRLAGLQPHRVASNILQSIINHGRDASSWGLQMADSRGNQEENAPTEVGSSFINSQDRDHQTIGNSFKPKHAENADGALSATTPQGLEPISSFFCRDSNVSIPSLVQHHQDIDKEKSGESSGFHPQVVDFPVTNTAPCRGDVCFPAHISVPSDSQQQNYSLLHQMQAIKDADSDSGMTLGKRLKGAGISSNASNMEQSAGQIFVHRQNELFRVPADGKQSSFPSDVKTLSFALKDNKRHTQISSVAEHHDLHDHMHSPDTSSSASLISGNEHYRSSPQMTLSLFEKYMTYKNDMAIAKHDRDHFCGSMESSPIVEQITDSSKFGSMKQSTLASAMAANESSAFSLPSTVMDHSVGLRSKKRKSATSKLLPWHKEISQGLRRLQSTSITELAWAQAVNRLIEKVADDAESIEDGPSNFQPRRRLILTTQMIQQLLPAVPPAIINGEATLAYERSTYYVAKSTLADACSQISSFERDACADVNLAINKVKSFELRDHIFSKIVEEFNGRSKKLESEFSRLYKKGSTLDVRLECQELERFSIVNRLVKFHGRSQTSGVGGSSASEAAPRRTLPQRYVTAHSKPENFPDAALCISL from the exons ATGTCACAAACCCATTCAAGAGAGCACCCCAGCTTTAACAATATGGATCTGTGGCAACAGCAATTGATGTACAATAAGATGCTAGAGCTTCAGAGACATCAACAATGTCAACAACTAGATCAGGAAGCAAGACAGCAGAGTTTACTTAGCCACTTGTCTGTTTCGGCAAAATCAGCAGCTCATTTACCTAGAGTGATGAATGAAGTGTCTGCGAATGATACATCAAACAATATGTGGCCCAGTAATTCAGTTAGGGGTATGTCCATGATGCCTAATAACTCTCAAATGCTATTTTCTGGCAACATGAACTGCACACAGGCAAGTGTCTCACTTGCCATGTGTGATCTTTCAAATGGTCACATACTTCCAGATAACCATAGTCAAGCACTGCGATCGATGGGGTTCATGCCACAGCAGCTTGATCAGTCTTTGCATGGCATGCCTGCGTCCGGCAACAGACCCTTTGCAAATCAAGATCCCTTTGTAAATCAATGTTCTCAATTATTTGGGATGTCTAATGATGGTACAAATTTGATGACAAAGGCAGCATGCTTCCAGACAGAAAAGGTATCTGATCCATCAAACAATTTCCAAACTGATCATTGCTTCCCTGAACAAGACTACTCACAGGATACAATTTCAGTTACAACAAATAACTTCCAAGGGGAAGGTGTTCTGGGAAACGATACCATGCAAATTTTTAGTAGTGATGTTACATCAGGAAATTATCAGCAAGTAAATCATATGCAAGATAGTCTTCAAATTCAGGAATTTCCTGGTGGTCAGGTACAAAATGTTTGGTCAGGTAACTTACAAGAGAAACCTCCAGTTCATGTGGGGACTTCCACTGGTGTGAGTAGTCTAGACCCTACAGAAGAGAAGATCTTGTTTGGTACCAATGATGATGACAATTGGGGAGCTTCCAATGGAGGGAGTTTTAACTCTTTTATAGGAGGATACCCACATGGCCATCCTTCACAGAGTGAATATCTTGGTGCATTCCCTTCTATCCAGAGTGGGAGCTGGAGTGCTCTTATGCAAGAAGCTGTACAAGCTTCTAGCAGTGATCAGGTGGTCCACGAAGAATGGAGTGGCTTAAATTTCCAGAAAGCAGAACAGCCGATGCTAATGCATTCAAATGTATTTGATGGCACTGTTAGGCAGCTGGCTGCTTGGAACGAGAGCAGCTTGCAGAGTGCATCTTTCTCGACTTCAAGACTTCCTTCCCAGACTTATGATGCTGGTGGGGACCCAAATTTGAATACTGTTCCTAATTTTCAACATACTTTTAAGTCTTCACATGGCAACAACAATGGGGTACCAGCAAAAGTTCCTATTGTGTCCTTTCAGCTATCTACTGAAGACAAAATACAGTTTCTTCAAAATCAGGAGCAAAAACAATACTTGGAaagtggtcttcaattacaaATGCCAGTAACTAATCGAATATGGACAGAGCACACTTATGACccgacggaaaacagttctgcagatgcGCAGTTTAAGTCACAGAATATAGCGGGGGTTTGGAATCAGCCAGAAAACATATATTTTTCCACTGCCAATAGGCAGCACAGTTATGGGCCAAATGGTTCAAGTACTAGTTCTCTTGTGGCGCCCGATGGAGATGGTACTTCACTTATACATGGTACTGATGACAATGTGTGGAAGCTGGGAGCCAGTCATGTTAATCCAAATTGTGAGATACAGCCATTAAAATCTAATCTTGCTAATTCACACATGCAGACTGAGGGTTCTTTAAACGATAACTCCAGGTTTGCAACAACTTCAAATGTCTTAAATTTAACTCAGGAAATGAATCAGCAAGGAATCGATAGATACCAAGTTGTTTCTGAGAAAAAAATCATCCATGATATATGTGGAAATTCTCAAGGTAATGAAAATATGGGAAGTAGCCAGAATCAGCCAAGCAGGAAACTGCAAACTTGGGAAACATCAATTAATAGCACAAACAAAAGATTGGCCAATACCTACGACAGAAAAAATGAACATCTAGATTTTTTTTCAGGCAAAGGCTATAGTTCAAGCCAGTTAAACCATGGCCAAGATACCAACTATATAGTTGCTGCAGAGGAGAATCCAGCATTGATTGATTGCCAAAGATCTTTTATTGGGAGCCAAAAGCATTCGACTCTATCtggggaaaagagagagagatattTTATCCCTCCAAGTCATCCACCAAAATTTCAAGGACTGGCAGATGTAGTGTTTCAAGGAGTAAAAAGTGCAGTGACAAAATATGTTGGAAACTCACAGTTTGAAAACCATGATGTTTTGAACAAACCCATGGATGTTGTAAAG AGAATTGCTAATGGAACAAAAGAACTACAGCCTAGAGACAGCATCCATGCCTCAAATGTTTCTTTTGATGTAATAGCTGCACAATCTTTTGAGAACAAAAGGATTTCTCAATTTAG TCAAAATATGTTTGAGCTTCTTCACAAGGTTGACCAGTCAAGGGATGACAATGAGATCATCACACCTGTCGTACCTGCACAAGCTGCTGCTGTTGTCACTGCTTCTCGCCCTCACTTTAGTCAACCTTCTACAGTGCATGGTTTTGGGTTGCACTTTTCCACATCATCTCAAAGTGTACCACTTCCAAATTTTGAGGTGTCCCCTCAGACCATTAATTACAGGCAGCCACTTGGCAAGGAGGCAGGAGATCAAGATCAATTGCTGTCAACTCCTACAGTGGGATCTCTTCCTCATGAATCATATCAAGTAGAAAATTGGATCAATACATCCAATGTATCTGGACAAGAACACAAGGGAACCTCAGGCTTAGACCAAAAGAAAATGTTGCCTGTTATTCCCTCTGATTTTCCTTATGTTGGAGATCAGCTGCAGGGAAAGCAGGAGCAGTGCCCCCCTGGTATCAAATATCTGCTTGAGCAGCAGCAAGATAAACTTGTAATGAATTCTGGTGGTCATGAAGCATTAGATGAAACTATTAGTAATTATCTTGGTAATCAAGCTAATGCAAGCATACTTGTTAGGAATAGTATGGTCCTTAGAGAGCCGCCTGTAGCCCATAATGGAGATGCAGCTGATCAATCTGTTCAGATATCATTGCCTATTCTAGCTGGTACAGTTCCACCTTCCTTGGCTGTTCCAACTTCTGATACTCATGAATCTGCTTATCCACAAGAGATGACTCATACAAAGGCAACAGGTGCTGTGTCTTCTCTTGTTAAAAGTTCAGGCCAACATTCCCCTGTTGTCGAAACAAGATCTGGTTCACTGTCTAATATATCAGGCATGTCTCAGCAAGCTGGCTTCTCAAAGATGTTGCATCATGTGTGGGCAAATTTATCAGCTCAACAACGTTTAGCTGGTCTCCAGCCTCACAGGGTTGCTTCAAACATACTTCAATCAATAATAAATCATGGCAGGGATGCAAGTTCGTGGGGTCTGCAAATGGCAGATAGTCGAGGAAATCAGGAAGAAAATGCTCCCACTGAAGTTGGTTCTAGTTTTATTAATTCACAGGACAGAGACCATCAAACTATAGGAAATTCCTTCAAACCCAAACATGCTGAGAATGCTGATGGTGCTCTTTCAGCTACGACACCCCAAGGCCTAGAACCAATAAGTAGTTTTTTTTGTAGAGATTCTAATGTCTCTATTCCATCTTTGGTCCAGCATCATCAGGATATTGACAAGGAAAAAAGTGGAGAAAGTTCAGGTTTTCACCCCCAGGTGGTCGATTTTCCAGTTACAAATACTGCTCCTTGTAGAGGTGATGTTTGTTTCCCTGCACACATTTCAGTACCTTCAGACTCTCAACAGCAAAATTACTCGCTACTGCATCAAATGCAAGCCATAAAGGATGCTGATTCTGATTCAGGCATGACATTGGGAAAGAGGTTGAAAGGAGCTGGTATCAGTTCTAATGCTTCTAACATGGAGCAAAGTGCAGGTCAGATATTTGTTCATAGGCAAAATGAACTCTTCAGAGTTCCTGCTGATGGTAAACAAAGTTCATTCCCATCAGATGTCAAAACATTAAGCTTTGCTTTAAAGGACAATAAGAGACATACACAGATATCTTCtgttgctgaacatcatgatcttCATGACCACATGCACTCTCCTGATACAAGCTCCTCAGCTAGTTTAATTAGTGGAAATGAACACTATAGGAGTAGTCCTCAAATGACTTTGTCTTTGTTTGAAAAGTATATGACCTATAAAAATGATATGGCAATTGCTAAACATGATCGTGACCATTTTTGTGGAAGCATGGAAAGCAGTCCTATAGTTGAGCAAATAACCGATAGCAGTAAGTTTGGTAGCATGAAGCAAAGTACATTAGCCTCTGCTATGGCTGCCAATGAATCATCTGCCTTTTCACTGCCTTCCACCGTCATGGATCACAGTGTAGGTCTAAGGTCAAAGAAGCGTAAAAGTGCAACTTCAAAGCTCCTTCCATGGCATAAGGAGATATCACAAGGTTTACGAAGGTTGCAAAGCACCAG CATCACTGAGTTGGCTTGGGCTCAGGCTGTCAATCGGTTGATTGAGAAG GTTGCTGATGACGCTGAAAGTATAGAGGATGGCCCATCAAATTTTCAACCACGAAGACGACTAATCCTGACAACTCAGATGATCCAACAACTCTTACCCGCTGTACCACCTGCCATAATTAATGGAGAGGCAACTTTAGCTTATGAAAGGTCGACCTACTATGTTGCTAAATCAACTCTCGCAGATGCATGCAGCCAAATCTCTTCATTTGAAAGAGATGCTTGTGCAGATGTAAATTT ggCAATAAACAAGGTAAAGTCTTTTGAGTTAAGGGatcatattttctcaaaaattgtggaagaattcaatggaagatcCAAGAAGCTTGAAAGTGAATTCTCAAG ATTGTACAAGAAGGGCTCAACATTGGATGTGCGACTGGAGTGCCAGGAGTTGGAGAGGTTCTCCATCGTGAACCGTTTAGTCAAGTTCCACGGCCGAAGCCAGACCAGTGGAGTTGGGGGCTCTTCTGCCTCTGAGGCTGCACCTCGCAGAACATTACCACAGCGATATGTCACTGCACATTCCAAGCCTGAAAATTTTCCTGATGCTGCTCTCTGTATCTCACTGTAG
- the LOC135673378 gene encoding PLASMODESMATA CALLOSE-BINDING PROTEIN 3-like, translating into MAAVFLFLVITITIFGGSDAAWCVCRSDASNTALQKALDYACGGGADCTPIQQNGACYNPNTVLAHCSFAANSYYQRKGQAQGACDFASTTMLTSTDPGGNGCTYPATPSATGTSSTPTSTSTTTPNSTTPTTFTPNTGTTGSTASVLGGLGPSGTTSSIDGSHGGMLPKAGVASLPSLLLLSSLILLRV; encoded by the exons ATGGCTGCTGTTTTCCTGTTCCTCGTAATCACAATCACAATCTTTGGTGGTTCAG ATGCTGCTTGGTGTGTCTGCCGGTCTGATGCTAGTAACACTGCTCTGCAAAAGGCACTAGACTATGCTTGTGGAGGTGGGGCAGACTGCACACCCATCCAACAAAATGGGGCATGCTACAACCCCAACACAGTGCTTGCTCATTGCTCTTTTGCTGCTAATAGCTACTACCAGAGGAAGGGTCAGGCCCAAGGAGCCTGTGACTTTGCAAGCACAACCATGCTTACCTCCACAGATCCAG GGGGAAATGGTTGCACATATCCTGCAACTCCCAG TGCTACAGGAACATCAAGCACTCCTACAAGCACAAGCACCACCACCCCAAACTCCACAACTCCTACCACCTTCACCCCAAACACAGGCACCACAGGGAGTACTGCAAGTGTGCTGGGAGGACTTGGACCCTCAGGCACTACCAGCAGCATAGATGGCAGCCATGGGGGCATGCTTCCAAAGGCAGGAGTGGCCTCTCTCCCTTCACTTCTCTTGCTGTCATCCTTGATTCTACTGAGGGTATGA
- the LOC135673379 gene encoding protein SPIRAL1-like 3 — MGRGVSSGGGQSSLGYLFGGGEAPKSVSDDAAPVQKQAPPPPINKEIPAGIQSSQAKTFYRADGQNCGNFITDRPSTKVHAAPGGGSSLGYLFGNGSN, encoded by the exons ATGGGACGTGGAGTGAGCAGTGGAGGGGGTCAGAGCTCTTTAGGCTATTTGTTTGGTGGCGGCGAGGCTCCCAAATCTGTTTCTGATGATGCTGCACCAGTTCAAAAGCAAGCTCCTCCACCCCCTATTAACAAAGAGATTCCAGCTGGTATCCAAAGCAGTCAAGCAAAAACCTTCTACCGAGCAGATGGGCAGAACTGTGGAAATTTCATCACA GATCGACCTTCCACAAAGGTGCATGCTGCTCCTGGAGGTGGTTCTTCCCTTGGTTACTTGTTTGGTAACGGGAGTAACTGA